One part of the Prochlorococcus marinus str. MIT 9313 genome encodes these proteins:
- a CDS encoding ABC transporter ATP-binding protein — protein MSLISLIEASKDFGINTLFADLTLHINEGERLGLIGPNGAGKSTLLKVLAGKEPLGEGERRCSARLRVELVGQESAVNPGHTVLQEVLAGCGEKRELLLRFNELSNSMARNPNDATLLAELGQVSQRMDDAQAWSLEQQCQEVLQRLGITDLERPVKELSGGYRKRVGLASALVARPDVLLLDEPTNHLDAAAVEWLQSWLDRFPGALVLVTHDRYVLDRVTRRMVEVDRGKAHNYAGNYSTFLQQKAELEASEASTAQKFKGVLRRELAWLRQGPKARSTKQKARLQRIAEMRAEPLPQLRGSLKMANVSRRIGKLVIEAEALQVTANGKPDSPLLLDNFTYSFSPEDRVGIIGPNGSGKSTLLDLIAGRRQPNGGTLRLGETVHLGYLDQHTEDITKGKGLDRKVIDFVEEAASQIILGEEQITASQLLERFLFPPAQQHSPLGKLSGGERRRLTLCRMLIQAPNVLLLDEPTNDLDVQTLSVLEDFLEDFRGCVVVVSHDRYFLDRTVDRLFNFENGQLKRFEGNYSAFLEQQRRQERGLNEANEPKSIRLLKDSGPSRISTRSSQEAESSSSQATENSKPRRRSFKESRELEALNIDIPLLEAKRSNLEAALSCGDEDLTLLSQQLAELVETLHRAEERWLELSELTA, from the coding sequence GTGAGCCTGATCAGCCTGATAGAGGCCTCGAAAGACTTCGGCATCAACACCCTGTTTGCCGACCTCACCCTGCACATCAACGAAGGAGAACGACTAGGGCTGATCGGACCGAATGGAGCCGGGAAATCGACGCTACTGAAGGTGCTCGCCGGAAAGGAACCCCTAGGAGAGGGTGAAAGGAGGTGCTCAGCGCGATTACGGGTAGAGCTCGTGGGACAGGAGAGCGCTGTAAACCCTGGCCATACGGTGCTGCAAGAAGTCTTGGCCGGGTGCGGTGAAAAGAGAGAGCTTCTGCTGCGTTTCAACGAGCTCAGCAATTCGATGGCCCGCAACCCCAACGATGCAACGCTTTTGGCTGAGTTAGGACAAGTCAGCCAGCGGATGGATGACGCCCAGGCCTGGAGCTTGGAACAGCAATGTCAAGAGGTCCTTCAACGTCTTGGTATCACCGATCTAGAGCGGCCGGTTAAAGAACTCTCTGGTGGGTATCGCAAGCGTGTCGGCCTTGCCTCCGCCTTGGTCGCCAGACCTGACGTTTTGCTGCTCGATGAGCCCACCAACCATCTCGATGCGGCAGCAGTGGAGTGGCTACAAAGTTGGCTCGATCGCTTTCCAGGCGCTTTGGTGCTTGTCACCCACGATCGTTACGTGCTCGATCGGGTGACACGCCGCATGGTGGAAGTAGATCGAGGCAAAGCCCATAACTATGCCGGCAACTACAGCACTTTTCTACAACAAAAGGCCGAACTTGAAGCTTCAGAAGCCTCCACTGCTCAAAAGTTCAAAGGGGTTTTAAGACGAGAGCTGGCCTGGTTACGACAGGGTCCCAAAGCACGCAGTACCAAGCAGAAGGCACGCCTGCAGCGAATTGCGGAGATGCGCGCAGAACCATTGCCTCAACTGCGGGGTTCCTTGAAGATGGCGAACGTAAGCAGGCGCATCGGCAAGCTAGTGATTGAGGCGGAAGCCCTGCAAGTCACGGCCAATGGCAAGCCCGACAGTCCTCTGCTTCTAGACAACTTCACCTACAGCTTTAGTCCAGAAGACCGCGTTGGCATCATCGGCCCCAATGGCAGTGGCAAATCCACATTGCTTGATTTAATCGCCGGCAGACGCCAACCCAACGGTGGAACACTGCGATTAGGTGAAACAGTGCACCTGGGATATCTCGACCAGCACACCGAGGACATCACCAAAGGCAAAGGCCTAGATCGCAAAGTGATCGATTTTGTCGAAGAAGCTGCCTCTCAAATCATTCTGGGAGAAGAACAAATTACGGCCTCTCAACTACTGGAACGCTTCCTATTTCCACCGGCTCAGCAGCACAGCCCCCTGGGGAAGCTCTCTGGGGGAGAACGACGCCGACTCACACTCTGCCGGATGCTGATCCAAGCACCGAATGTGCTGCTGCTTGATGAACCCACCAACGACCTAGATGTCCAAACACTAAGCGTGCTGGAAGATTTCCTTGAGGATTTCCGCGGCTGCGTTGTCGTGGTCTCTCATGACCGCTATTTCCTCGATCGCACAGTTGATCGTCTTTTCAACTTTGAGAATGGGCAATTAAAACGTTTTGAGGGCAATTACAGCGCCTTTCTTGAACAGCAACGACGACAAGAGCGAGGTCTCAACGAAGCAAATGAGCCCAAATCGATCAGACTTTTGAAGGATTCTGGCCCATCTAGAATATCCACAAGATCCTCTCAAGAGGCAGAAAGCTCTTCATCCCAAGCCACAGAAAACAGCAAGCCAAGACGTCGAAGCTTCAAGGAATCACGTGAACTAGAAGCTCTAAACATTGACATCCCACTGCTTGAAGCCAAGCGTTCTAACCTTGAGGCTGCTTTGTCCTGTGGCGACGAAGACTTAACTCTTCTTAGTCAACAATTAGCCGAGCTAGTCGAAACATTGCACAGAGCTGAAGAGCGCTGGCTCGAACTCAGCGAACTGACTGCATAA
- a CDS encoding CP12 domain-containing protein: MKTIDEHIQKDQSEIQDAKAQGNDAKVRHLTDEIHSLEEYKDHHPEDKHDPNALELFCDANPDEPECRVYDD; encoded by the coding sequence ATGAAAACCATCGACGAGCACATTCAGAAGGATCAATCTGAGATCCAAGACGCCAAAGCCCAAGGCAACGACGCCAAGGTGCGCCATCTCACCGACGAAATCCATTCCCTTGAGGAATACAAGGATCACCATCCAGAAGATAAACACGACCCCAATGCCCTGGAATTGTTCTGCGATGCCAATCCAGATGAGCCCGAGTGTCGCGTCTACGACGACTGA
- the cgtA gene encoding Obg family GTPase CgtA: MQFIDQARITVRAGRGGDGIMAFRREKYVPAGGPSGGDGGNGGNVVLEADGNLQTLLDFKYKRLFPAPDGRRGGPNRCTGASGKDLIIKVPCGTEVRHLYTGILLGDLTRSEDLLVVAFGGRGGLGNAHYLSNRNRAPEKFTEGRDGEEWFLQLELKLLAEVGIIGLPNAGKSTLISVLSAARPKIADYPFTTLVPNLGVVRRPSGDGTVFADIPGLIAGAAQGAGLGHDFLRHIERTRLLIHVLDGGAEDPVEDLLVVEKELVAYGHDLVERPRLLVLNKQELLDEQHQDQLVDALQAASGRSLILISAAMGLGLEGLLAQVWKELGV, from the coding sequence GTGCAGTTCATAGATCAGGCACGTATCACCGTTAGAGCCGGTCGCGGTGGCGATGGGATCATGGCTTTTAGGCGGGAGAAGTATGTGCCGGCTGGCGGTCCCTCTGGTGGGGATGGCGGTAATGGCGGCAACGTCGTTCTTGAAGCGGATGGCAACCTTCAGACCCTGCTGGATTTTAAGTACAAGAGACTTTTCCCAGCGCCTGATGGTCGGCGGGGTGGTCCGAATCGCTGTACCGGCGCTTCAGGTAAAGACTTGATCATCAAGGTGCCATGTGGCACTGAAGTGCGTCATCTCTACACGGGCATCCTTCTGGGTGACCTCACTCGATCTGAAGATCTACTTGTGGTGGCTTTTGGAGGGCGTGGAGGGCTTGGTAATGCCCATTACCTCAGTAATCGAAACCGTGCTCCTGAGAAATTCACGGAAGGGCGCGATGGGGAGGAATGGTTCCTTCAATTGGAACTCAAGTTATTAGCAGAGGTGGGGATCATTGGTTTGCCGAATGCAGGCAAGAGCACTTTGATTTCTGTGCTTTCGGCAGCCCGGCCCAAGATTGCTGATTATCCCTTCACCACATTGGTGCCTAATCTCGGTGTGGTGCGTCGACCCAGCGGAGATGGCACAGTTTTCGCTGATATCCCTGGTCTGATTGCCGGTGCAGCACAAGGAGCAGGCCTAGGGCATGATTTCCTTCGCCACATCGAACGCACCAGGCTGTTGATTCATGTGTTGGATGGTGGCGCAGAAGATCCAGTTGAAGACTTGCTGGTGGTTGAAAAGGAGCTGGTTGCTTATGGCCATGACTTGGTTGAAAGGCCACGGCTGTTGGTGCTCAATAAACAGGAGTTATTGGATGAACAGCATCAAGATCAGCTGGTTGATGCCCTTCAGGCAGCGAGTGGTCGAAGCTTGATTTTGATTTCTGCGGCCATGGGTCTAGGCCTTGAGGGGCTGTTGGCGCAGGTATGGAAGGAACTTGGCGTCTGA